The Pseudomonas sp. GD03919 region TCGAACTGGAAGGACGAGCCCAGGTCGTTGCTTTCCAGCTCGGTGCTGGAGAAGGCGGCAACACCGATGCCTGCCTCGATATAGGGACGCACGTTCTGCCCGGCGAACTCATAGACGAATACCGGGGCGAAGGAGAGGCTGTGATTACTGGCTGTCTTGTCGCCATCCCAGAAGGTGTAGCCCAAGTCCCAATAACCGGTCAGGCGGCCGTAGCTGCTTTGCAGCCAGCTATGGTTCCAGTCCCATTGAGCGCCCAGGCGATACACCATGGTGGAGTCGCCAGTCTGACCAATGGCTGCGGTCACATCCGCAGCCTGCGCAGCGCCCAGCGTTCCGAACGTCAGGGCTGTAGCTGCAGCAAAGGCATACAACTTCTTCATGAGTCATTCCTTTTATAGCGGGAGTTTTTTATCAGGCCGTGACAAAAATATAAAACTATTCGATAACTTGAATAGCTTGAGTGGAAAAATTTCAATGTATCGGGAGCACGTCGGCGCGTTCACCTAACAAGATCGGCAACACCCGGCAAAGCTGCGCCGTATTGCCACTGCTCCAGTAGCGCGTCGGCTGCGCCGCTTGCGCTGCCAGCAGGTCATGCTGCGCGAGCAACCGCTGCAACTGCCGCGCGACCGCCGCACCGGTATCGATGAGTGTCACCGACGGTGGTACCAGCTCGCCCAATAACGGGCGCAGGAAGGGATAGTGAGTGCAGCCGAGAATCAGCGTGTCGCAACCCTCGGCCAGCAGCGGCGCCACGTAACCGTGCAGCAACTCACGTGTAGCCGGTGCCTGCAACTCACCCGACTCGATGCACTCAACCAGCCCCGGGCATGGCTGGGTGACCACTCGAACGTCGTTGGCGAAGCGGTCGAGCAGCGCGGCAAATCGCGCGCTCTTCAGCGTGCCGGTAGTGGCCAGCACACCGACCACACCACTGCGCGTGGCCGCCGCTGCCGGCTTTACCGCAGGCTCCATACCGACGATGGGCACGTGCGGATAGCGCTCGCGCAACTCGGCACCAGCCGCAGCCGTCGCCGTGTTGCAGGCTAGCACCAGCGCCTTGGCACCCTGCGCCAGCAAGTGTTCGGTAATCAGCACGCAGCGTTCGCGAATGTATTCCGGGCTTTTCTCGCCATAGGGCACATGGCCGCTGTCGGCGACGTAAAGCAGCGACTCGTTGGGCAGCAGTTGGCGAATCTCGCGCAGCACCGACAGGCCGCCGACGCCGGAATCGAACACGCCGACCGGCGCATTACTGGGCATCGCCGCACACACCACAGGCCGGGTCGCGCTTGACCCGCAGCTCGCGAAAGCGTGTACCCAGCGCATCGATCAGCAGCAGACGACCTACCAGCGGCTCACCGAAACCGGCCAGCAGCTTGAGCGCCTCCAGCGCCTGCAGGCTGCCGACCAGCCCCACCAGAGGGCCGACCACGCCGGCCTCGCTGCAGGTCAGCTCGGCCTCGCTGCCGTGGCCATAAAGGCAGTGGTAGCAAGGACTGGCGACGTTGCGCGGATCGAACACCGACAGCTGCCCTTCCAGGCGGATCGCCGCGCCGGATACCAGCGGCTTGCCGGCCTCGACGCACGCAGCGTTGACCGCCTCGCGGGTGGAAAAGTTGTCCGAGCAGTCCAGCACCAGATCGACGCCGCTCACCGCGGCGGCCAGCGAATCGGCATCGAGCGCCTGCCGATGCGGCACCAACGTGACCTCCGGGTTGATCGCCGCCAGGCGCGCCATGGCCGAGTCCACCTTGGCCTGGCCGATGCTGGCGGTATCGTGGGCGATCTGCCGCTGCAGGTTGGTCAGGTCCACCGTATCGAAGTCGGCCAGATGCAGCTCGCCGACGCCGGCCGCGGCCAGGTACAGCGCCACCGGCGAGCCCAGACCGCCCAAGCCGACGATCAGCACGCGCCCCTGCTTCAGACGCAATTGGCCCTCGACATCGATCTGTTTCAACAAAATCTGCCGACTGTAGCGCAGCAGTTCGTCATCACTCAGCATCTGATCACTCACGGTCGAAACGTCCCAGACTGATGCGTTCATGGCCTGCCAGGTCACGCCGGCTGTGTACCTCGGCGAAACCACCGGCAGCGAGTAGTGCACGCACGGCTTCGGCCTGGTCGAAGCCGTGCTCGAGCAACAACCAGCCACCTGGCAGCAAATGCGCCGGCGCAGCCTGGATGATCGCGCGGATATCGTCCAGCCCGTCGCAGCCGGCCACCAGCGCACTGCTTGGCTCGAAACGCACGTCACCCTGTGCTAGATGCTGATCATCGGCACGAATATAAGGCGGGTTGCTCAGGATCAGGGCAAAACGCTGCCCGGCCAGGGCGGAGAACCAGTGGCTATGCTGGAAACTGGCATTGTCCAGCTGCAGGCGCAGGCGATTGCGCTCAGCCAGGGCCACGGCGTCTGCGACGCGATCCACGCCGGTTACCTGCCAGGCCGGGCGTTCGCTGGCCAGGGCCAGGGCAATGGCGCCCGTGCCAGTGCCCAGATCAAGCACGCTCAGCGGCATAGCGGGTAGCAGCTCGAGTGCGGTTTCCACCAGCAGTTCGGTGTCCGGGCGTGGGATCAGGGTATGCGGCGCCACCTCGAGATCGAGGCTCCAGAAGCCCTGATGACCGAGGATGTAAGCGACTGGCTCACCCTGACGACGGCGCTGCAGGTTGCTCTGAAACAGGGCCAGTTGCTCGCCATCCAGCTCGCGCTCCGGCCAGGTACGCAGGTAGCTGCGCGGCTTGCCCAGGGCATCGGCGAGCAGCAGCTCGGCATCCAGCCTTGGCGTGGGCGAGTCGGGCAGGTCGGCGCTGTTGAGCAGGGATTCGATGGTGGCCATGTCGTTCTCGTAGCCCGGATGCAATCCGGGAAGTCGGACCCCGGATTACATCCGGGCTACGGTTCTTGAGCGGCGCAGCCGCTGTTAGTCCCCCAACGCCGCCAGCTGGTCGGCCTGGTACTCGGCCAGCAGCGGTTCAATTACCGCTTCCACGCCACCGGCGATCACTTCGTTCAGCGAATACAGGGTCAGGTTGATGCGGTGATCAGTCACCCGGCCCTGCGGGAAGTTGTAGGTGCGGATGCGCTCGGAGCGGTCGCCCGAGCCCACCAGCAGCTTGCGCGTTTCGGAGATTTCCTTGTGCGCCGCTGCTTCCTGTTGATCCTGCAGCTTGGCCGCCAGCCAGGCCATGGCCTTGGCGCGGTTCTTGTGCTGCGAACGCTCTTCCTGACACTCCACCACGGTCCCGGTGGGAATGTGGGTGATGCGGATCGCCGAATCGGTGGTGTTGACGTGCTGACCACCGGCGCCGGAGCTGCGGTAGGTGTCGACGCGCAGGTCGGCCGGGTTGATCTCGATGGCCGCCTGTTCGTCCGGCTCCGGCAACACCGCCACGGTGCAGGCCGAGGTGTGGATGCGGCCCTGGGACTCGGTCTCCGGCACGCGCTGCACGCGATGGGCGCCGGACTCGAACTTGAGCTTGGCGTAGACGTTGTCACCCTCGACGCGGGCGATCACTTCCTTGTAGCCGCCATGCTCGCCCTCGTTGGCCGACAACACCTCGACACGCCACCCCTGCTTCTCGGCATAGCGCGAATACATGCGGAACAGGTCGCCGGAGAAGATCGCCGCCTCGTCACCGCCGGTGCCGGCGCGGATTTCCAGGTAGACGTTACGGCCGTCGTTGGGATCTTTCGGCAGCAGCATGCGCTGCAGCTTGTCTTCCAAGACGACCAGCGCCTCTTTGGCCTGATCCACTTCCAGCTCGGCCATCTCGCGCAGGTCCGGGTCGCTGTCCTTGAGCAGCGCCTGGGCGCCTTCTAGGTCGCCCTGCACCTTGCGCAGTTCGCGGAAGGTGGCGATCACCGGCTCGATCTCGGCATATTCCTTGGAATAGGCGCGAAACTGCGTCTGCTTGGCAATCACCTCGGCATCGCCGAGCAGCGCCGTGAGTTCCTCGAAGCGGTCGCTGAGGTTGTCCAGCTTGTTCAACAGTGAAGCTTTCATTGCAGACCTTTGTCCTGCGGCGCGCTCTCGTCGAGGGCGAACAATTCCTGGGCCAGGCTGAGCGCGTCGATGCGCCCCTCGGCGGTAAGTTTCTTCATGCGTACGCTCGGTGCGTGCAGCAGCTTGTTGGTCAGGCCACGGGCCAGTTGCGCCAGCACGTCCTCGGGGTTGCTGCCATTGACCAGCATGCGCTGTGCCTTGGCCAGCTCCTCGTCGCGCAGACGCTCGGCCTGCTGACGATAGGCCTTGAGCACATCCACGGCGGCCAGCTCGCGCAGGCGCTGCATGAAATCGTCGGTGCCGGCAGCGATCAGCTCCTCGGCAGCCTGCGCCGCACCCTGGCGGCTCTTGAGGTTTTCCTCGATGACCTCGTGCAGATCATCGACGGTATAGAGGTAGACGTCATCCAGCTCGCCCACCTGCGGTTCGATATCGCGCGGCACGGCGATGTCGACCATGAAGATCGGCTTGTGCTTGCGCTTTTTCAGCGCACTTTCCACCGCCCCCTTGCCGAGAATCGGCAACTGGCTGGCGGTGGAACTGATGACGATATCGCTGTGCGCCAGCTCGTCGGGGATGTCCGACAGCAGCACCGCATGCGCGCCGAACTGCTCGGCCAACTGGCTGGCGCGCTCCAGGGTGCGGTTGGCGACGACGATGCGCTTGATGCCCTGATCATGCAGGTGGCGGGCGACCAGGCTGATGGTTTCGCCGGCGCCGATCAGCAGCGCCTGGCTGCGGTGCAGGTCGGCGAAGATCTGCTTGGCCAGGCTCACGGCAGCGAAGGCCACGGACACCGGGTTCTCGCCGATGGCGGTATCGGTGCGCACCGTCTTGGCGGTGCTGAACGTGGCCTGGAACAAACGCCCCAGCAGCGGCCCGACAGTGCCGGCCTCACGCGCCACGGCGTAGGCCGACTTGAGCTGGCCGAGAATCTGCGGCTCGCCCAGCACCATCGAGTCCAGCCCGCAGGCCACGCGCATCATGTGCCGTACCGCCTCGTCGTCACTGTGCACATAGGCACAGGCGCGCAGCTCATCGAGGCTCAGGCGGTGGTAATCGGCCAGCCACTGCAGCACCTCGTCGGCCTGGACATGCTCCTGCTCCAGGTACAACTCGCTGCGGTTGCAGGTGGAGAGGATCGCTGCCTCACGACTGGGCGTCAGCCGGCACAGCTGCTGCAGTGCCTCGACCAGTTGTTCCGGGGTGAAGGCAACGCGCTCGCGCACCTCTACCGAGGCGGTCTTGTGGTTGATACCGAGGGCGATAAAGGCCATGCAGGGTCGCTGAGGGGCAATACGGAAGCCAGCAATTGTCCTACTTCGCCCCCGATAGAACAACTCCCGCGACCTATTGTCCCAATAGACGCGTCGCGAGATCACGCGCCCCCATGGGCTTGCCCCAAGGCTTGTGTCATGATGCCGCGACAGTCGCCAGGGCAGGGCCGCCAGAACAACGTGGCAGTGCCACGCCCGCCATCAAGCACGACAAGGCACTATGAACAGACCCCTCGCGTTACTTACCGCATTCGCCCTCCTCAGTGGTTGCCAGACCTTCGCCCCCAGCGAGCCGGACGGTACGCCGCCCGTGCAGGAAGCCGACCAGCCCGCACAGCTGCAACCGAGCGAGTACGGCTCGTTCAGCCAGGAAAGCCTGTTCGCCCTGCTCACCGCCGAACTGGCCGGGCAACGCAACCGCTTCGATATCGCCCTCGGCAACTACGTGCAGCAGGCGCAGGAAACGGGCGACGCCGGTGTCGCCGAGCGCGCCTTCCGCATTGCCGAATACCTTGGCGCCGAGCAGGCTGCGCTGGACAGTGCGCTGATCTGGGCCAGCAACGCGCCAGACAATATCGACGCGCAGCGCGCTGCCGCCGTGCAACTGGCACGCGCCGGCCGTTACGACGAATCCATGACCTACATGGAGCAGGTGCTGCAGCGCCAGGGCAACACCCACTTCGATTTCCTTGCCCTGTCCGCCGCCGAAACCGACCCCGACACCCGCGCCGGGCTGCTGCAGGGCTTTGACCGCCTGCTGAGCAAGAACCCGGACAACAGCCAGCTGCTGTTCGGCAAGGCCATCCTCCTGCAACAGGATGGCCGCGCCGAAGAGGCGCTGGCCCTGCTCGAAGACAGTTCGGCCGGCGCCACCGAGGTGTCGCCGATTCTCCTGCGTGCGCGCCTGCTGCAAAGCCTCGGCCGAGGCCAGGAAGCCATGCCGATTCTGCAGAAGGGCATTCGCCAGAACCCGGACGACAAGCGCCTGCGCCTGACCTATGCGCGCCTGCTGATCGAGCAGGATCGCTTCGACGAAGCCAAGGGCGAGTTCTCCAAGCTGGTGCTGGAGAATCCCAACGACGACGACCTGCGCTTCTCCCTGGCCCTGGTGTGCCTGGAAGCCGAAGCCTGGGAAGAGGCCATCGTCTACCTCGAAGAGCTGATCGAGCGCCGCAGCCATGTCGATGCCGCGCACTACAACCTCGGCCGCGCCTACGAGGCGCTGGATGATAACGACAGCGCCCTGCAAGCCTACGCCCTGGTCGGCCCGAGCAACGACTACCTGCCGGCCCAGCAACGCCAGGCCGAGTTGCTACTCAGCCAGCAGCGCAGCGCAGAGGCCAGCGCTCTTCTGGCCCAGGCTCGCGAAGCCCAGCCCGATTACGCCATCCAGCTGTACCTGATCGAAGCCGAAGGTCTGAGCAATCACGGCCAGATCGAGCCGGCCTGGAAGGTCATCACCGAGGGACTGGAACAGTTCCCCAATGACCTGAACCTGCTCTACACCCGCGCCATGCTGGCGGAAAAACGCGACGACCTGGCCCAACTGGAAACCGACCTGCGCTACATCATCGAGCGCGAGCCGGAGCACGCCATGGCCCTCAATGCCCTCGGCTACACCCTGGCCGACCGCACCACGCGCTATCAGGAAGCCTTCGAACTGATCACCAAAGCGCACCAGCTCGACCCTGATGACCCAGCCATTCTCGACAGCCTCGGCTGGGTCAATTACCGCCTGGGCAACCTGCCCGAGGCCGAGCGCTTGCTGCGCCAGGCGCTGGAGAAATTCCCCGACCACGAAGTGGCTGCGCACCTCGGCGAAGTGCTCTGGGCTCAGGGTAAACAGCGCGAAGCCCGACGCGTCTGGCGCGATGCCCTGGAGGCAACACCCGACAGCCCCATTTTGCGTGACACCCTGTTGCGCCTGACCGGCTCCGAGACCCTCTGATGCTCCGTCACTTACTCGTATTGAGCCTTATCGCCCTACTTGCCGGCTGCGCCGGCCTTACCTCACGCGAAGCGCTGGAAGGCCAGGGCGACCCGGCCCAGTGGCAAGCCCACAAACAGCAGATCACCCAGCTCGATGGCTGGCAGATCAACGGCAAGATCGGCATCCGCGCCCCGCAGGATTCCGGCAGCGCCACGCTGTTCTGGCTGCAGCGCCAGGACTACTACGACATCCGTCTGTCCGGCCCGCTGGGTGGCGGCGCCGCCCGCCTGACCGGCCGCCCCGGCGACATCCTGCTGGAAGTGTCCAACCGTGGCCGCTACCGCGCCGAATCCCCGGAAGACCTGCTGCGCGAACAACTACGCCTGAACCTGCCCGTATCCAACCTGCTTTGGTGGATTCGCGGCCTGCCCGCACCGGAC contains the following coding sequences:
- a CDS encoding acyloxyacyl hydrolase, which codes for MKKLYAFAAATALTFGTLGAAQAADVTAAIGQTGDSTMVYRLGAQWDWNHSWLQSSYGRLTGYWDLGYTFWDGDKTASNHSLSFAPVFVYEFAGQNVRPYIEAGIGVAAFSSTELESNDLGSSFQFEDRLGVGLRFAGQEIGLRAIHYSNAGIKKPNDGVEAYTVHYRMSF
- the murI gene encoding glutamate racemase, producing MPSNAPVGVFDSGVGGLSVLREIRQLLPNESLLYVADSGHVPYGEKSPEYIRERCVLITEHLLAQGAKALVLACNTATAAAGAELRERYPHVPIVGMEPAVKPAAAATRSGVVGVLATTGTLKSARFAALLDRFANDVRVVTQPCPGLVECIESGELQAPATRELLHGYVAPLLAEGCDTLILGCTHYPFLRPLLGELVPPSVTLIDTGAAVARQLQRLLAQHDLLAAQAAQPTRYWSSGNTAQLCRVLPILLGERADVLPIH
- a CDS encoding molybdopterin-synthase adenylyltransferase MoeB; the protein is MLSDDELLRYSRQILLKQIDVEGQLRLKQGRVLIVGLGGLGSPVALYLAAAGVGELHLADFDTVDLTNLQRQIAHDTASIGQAKVDSAMARLAAINPEVTLVPHRQALDADSLAAAVSGVDLVLDCSDNFSTREAVNAACVEAGKPLVSGAAIRLEGQLSVFDPRNVASPCYHCLYGHGSEAELTCSEAGVVGPLVGLVGSLQALEALKLLAGFGEPLVGRLLLIDALGTRFRELRVKRDPACGVCGDAQ
- the prmC gene encoding peptide chain release factor N(5)-glutamine methyltransferase, with protein sequence MATIESLLNSADLPDSPTPRLDAELLLADALGKPRSYLRTWPERELDGEQLALFQSNLQRRRQGEPVAYILGHQGFWSLDLEVAPHTLIPRPDTELLVETALELLPAMPLSVLDLGTGTGAIALALASERPAWQVTGVDRVADAVALAERNRLRLQLDNASFQHSHWFSALAGQRFALILSNPPYIRADDQHLAQGDVRFEPSSALVAGCDGLDDIRAIIQAAPAHLLPGGWLLLEHGFDQAEAVRALLAAGGFAEVHSRRDLAGHERISLGRFDRE
- the prfA gene encoding peptide chain release factor 1 codes for the protein MKASLLNKLDNLSDRFEELTALLGDAEVIAKQTQFRAYSKEYAEIEPVIATFRELRKVQGDLEGAQALLKDSDPDLREMAELEVDQAKEALVVLEDKLQRMLLPKDPNDGRNVYLEIRAGTGGDEAAIFSGDLFRMYSRYAEKQGWRVEVLSANEGEHGGYKEVIARVEGDNVYAKLKFESGAHRVQRVPETESQGRIHTSACTVAVLPEPDEQAAIEINPADLRVDTYRSSGAGGQHVNTTDSAIRITHIPTGTVVECQEERSQHKNRAKAMAWLAAKLQDQQEAAAHKEISETRKLLVGSGDRSERIRTYNFPQGRVTDHRINLTLYSLNEVIAGGVEAVIEPLLAEYQADQLAALGD
- the hemA gene encoding glutamyl-tRNA reductase; translated protein: MAFIALGINHKTASVEVRERVAFTPEQLVEALQQLCRLTPSREAAILSTCNRSELYLEQEHVQADEVLQWLADYHRLSLDELRACAYVHSDDEAVRHMMRVACGLDSMVLGEPQILGQLKSAYAVAREAGTVGPLLGRLFQATFSTAKTVRTDTAIGENPVSVAFAAVSLAKQIFADLHRSQALLIGAGETISLVARHLHDQGIKRIVVANRTLERASQLAEQFGAHAVLLSDIPDELAHSDIVISSTASQLPILGKGAVESALKKRKHKPIFMVDIAVPRDIEPQVGELDDVYLYTVDDLHEVIEENLKSRQGAAQAAEELIAAGTDDFMQRLRELAAVDVLKAYRQQAERLRDEELAKAQRMLVNGSNPEDVLAQLARGLTNKLLHAPSVRMKKLTAEGRIDALSLAQELFALDESAPQDKGLQ
- a CDS encoding tetratricopeptide repeat protein, with protein sequence MNRPLALLTAFALLSGCQTFAPSEPDGTPPVQEADQPAQLQPSEYGSFSQESLFALLTAELAGQRNRFDIALGNYVQQAQETGDAGVAERAFRIAEYLGAEQAALDSALIWASNAPDNIDAQRAAAVQLARAGRYDESMTYMEQVLQRQGNTHFDFLALSAAETDPDTRAGLLQGFDRLLSKNPDNSQLLFGKAILLQQDGRAEEALALLEDSSAGATEVSPILLRARLLQSLGRGQEAMPILQKGIRQNPDDKRLRLTYARLLIEQDRFDEAKGEFSKLVLENPNDDDLRFSLALVCLEAEAWEEAIVYLEELIERRSHVDAAHYNLGRAYEALDDNDSALQAYALVGPSNDYLPAQQRQAELLLSQQRSAEASALLAQAREAQPDYAIQLYLIEAEGLSNHGQIEPAWKVITEGLEQFPNDLNLLYTRAMLAEKRDDLAQLETDLRYIIEREPEHAMALNALGYTLADRTTRYQEAFELITKAHQLDPDDPAILDSLGWVNYRLGNLPEAERLLRQALEKFPDHEVAAHLGEVLWAQGKQREARRVWRDALEATPDSPILRDTLLRLTGSETL
- the lolB gene encoding lipoprotein insertase outer membrane protein LolB, yielding MMLRHLLVLSLIALLAGCAGLTSREALEGQGDPAQWQAHKQQITQLDGWQINGKIGIRAPQDSGSATLFWLQRQDYYDIRLSGPLGGGAARLTGRPGDILLEVSNRGRYRAESPEDLLREQLRLNLPVSNLLWWIRGLPAPDSRSRITLDAESHLAQLEQDGWKVDYQRYTEQNGYALPERIKLYGQNLEVTLVLKDWQPRQLGQ